From one Melospiza melodia melodia isolate bMelMel2 chromosome 4, bMelMel2.pri, whole genome shotgun sequence genomic stretch:
- the MDM1 gene encoding nuclear protein MDM1 isoform X2, translated as MEISRGRAVRKATPEGRAEQEGGLKSPDRVARSGEVAKANRQLTRHRRDSRRGLSEYKRNFKWRSPEFCSPSQQQKSLWAGLRSDQFGITREPKFISKRRVPCRNPQISKSLEWPADCDLNNQLETEAAELHTDHENDNGNQEKLETPEGPRLPPKVQSHVVDSGGEIALALAENNMKKSPSEAPPNQNEAFSSPKKESEIMGNGFHRPLQRKADVNIPRNSEYQSQFVWKSPNEKSPILAAEQLICNTKKSIPPVKPLAITSEAAYERNSKGSPPVKSPQERDGSEEKEFLSKREEPFQKPAEDATKQGKSEQKHPKQNNKQHISPKPLTLHTSRGKMNTEYRSKFLSPAQYFYKDGVWSRIKSKTHNQVRELRERAKAYRQRVEGTHFSRYHFNQILSDNNSLWDVSSTSSSEEGISNNIRALDLAGVSEKETAASPEVLQQPDSREQAHQDSTKKDMSDALTVPVKRRLAWDEPEGTEEKEDQQSAEDKEEEKSDEQTAVMAQQLAENNKDAKEDTKTEGENVLVLNTSAAVSDSSVSSRRGSKHPTLKLRALAGTPRTHHNHTTPAVGGTVVVSAPKFKSSSSPQRRQNSATNPTKTESFQPDVRMEATSLFNSAPAGLGTVDPLPLRQDQWPPNRVAGEQVPLASAHQEQSKSAKSRSVPCWSLSHRIQGTLKDPEFQHNGNLGNPKVRTFQLPLRERNRNDEDDRLSQISARSAASSSLASQILERAQKRKDFWGKA; from the exons ATGGAGATTAGCAGGGGGAGGGCAGTCAGAAAAGCGACCCCCGAGGGAAGAGCTGAACAAGAAGGTGGATTAAAATCTCCTGACCGGGTGGCGAGGTCGGGTGAGGTGGCGAAGGCGAACCGGCAGCTGACACGCCATCGCAGAGACTCCAGAAGG GGACTGAGTGAATACAAGAGAAACTTCAAATGGAGAAGCCCAGAGTTTTGTAGCCCGTCCCAGCAGCAGAAATCCTTGTGGGCAGGACTTCGGTCGGATCAGTTTG GAATCACAAGAGAACCAAAATTCATTTCCAAGAGAAGGGTACCTTGCCGTAATCCACAGATTTCGAAGTCCCTTGAATGGCCAGCAGATTGTGATTTGAATAACCAGCTGGAGACTGAAGCTGCAGAGTTGCACACTGACCACGAAAATGATAATGGGAATCAGGAAAAACTTGAAACACCAGAAGGACCCAGACTCCCCCCAAAAGTTCAGTCACATGTGGTAGATTCTGGTGGTGAAATAGCTCTTGCCCTTGCAGAGAACAACATGAAGAAATCACCCTCAGAAGCTCCACCAAATCAAAATGAAGCATTTTCATCTCCAAAAAAGGAATCAGAAATAATGGGTAATGGG TTTCACAGACCCCTGCAGAGGAAAGCAGATGTAAATATCCCCAGAAATTCTGAATATCAAAGCCAGTTTGTCTGGAAGAGTCCTAATGAAAAGTCACCAATACTTGCAGCTGAACAG CTGATTTGCAACACAAAGAAATCCATACCTCCGGTTAAACCTCTTGCCATTACTTCTGAAGCTGCATATGAGAGAAATTCCAAGGGGTCTCCTCCTGTTAAGAGTCCACAAGAGAGAGATGGTTCAGAAGAGAAAGAATTTCTG AGTAAGAGGGAAGAACCGTTTCAAAAACCAGCAGAAGATGCAACAAAACAAGGGAAATCAGAACAGAAACATCCTAAACAAAATAATAAGCAACATATCAGTCCAAAGCCCCTCACTTTACATACAAGTCGTGG GAAGATGAACACTGAATATAGGTCAAAATTTTTGTCTCCAGCCCAGTATTTCTACAAAGATGGAGTTTGGTCTCGTATTAAGAGTAAAACTCACAACCAG GTGAGAGAGCTTCGAGAAAGAGCAAAGGCTTACAGGCAACGAGTAGAGGGAACACACTTCTCCCGATACCATTTCAATCAGATCCTGTCTGATAATAACAGTCTTTGGGATGTGTCCTCAACTTCCAGTTCAGAAGAAGGAATCAGCAACAACATCAGAGCACTAGATCTTGCTGG TGTTTCTGAAAAAGAGACTGCAGCAAGCCCTGAAGTGCTACAGCAGCCTGACTCCAGAGAGCAAGCTCATCAGGACAGCACAAAGAAAGACATGTCAGATGCTTTAACTGTTCCAGTCAAAAGACGTTTAGCTTGGGATGAACCAGAAGGTACTGAAGAAAAGGAAGATCAACAATCAGCAGAagacaaagaggaagaaaagtcAGATGAACAGACTGCAGTCATGGCCCAGCAATTAGCAGAAAACAATAAGGACGCTAAAGAAGATACAAAAACTGAAGG TGAGAATGTGTTAGTATTGaacacttctgcagctgtgtCAGATTCTTCTGTATCCTCAAGGAGAGGCAGCAAGCACCCTACTCTGAAGCTGAGAGCTCTTGCAGGAACCCCAAGGACTCATCATAATCACACTACCCCAGCTGTTG GAGGTACTGTTGTAGTGTCTGCTCCAAAGTTCAAGTCTTCATCTTCACCTCAGAGAAGGCAAAACTCAGCAACAAACCCTACCAAAACAGAGTCCTTCCAG CCTGATGTGAGAATGGAAGCCACTTCACTCTTTAACTCTgcacctgctgggctgggaactgTGGATCCTCTGCCACTTAGGCAGGACCAGTGGCCTCCTAACAGGGTTGCTGGTGAGCAAGTTCCTCTTGCTTCAGCCCATCAAGAGCAGTCAAAGTCAGCAAAAAGCCGCTCTGTGCCTTGCTGGAGTCTCTCTCATCGTATTCAAGGGACTCTTAAGGATCCAGAATTCCAGCATAATG GGAATCTTGGCAATCCAAAAGTGAGAACTTTCCAATTGCCCCTTCGGGAAAGAAACCGTAATGATGAAG ACGATAGGCTGTCTCAGATTTCTGCTCGCTCGGCAGCATCTAGTTCTCTTGCGTCTCAGATCCTGGAACGAGCTCAGAAGAGGAAGGATTTCTGGGGCAAGGCGTAG
- the MDM1 gene encoding nuclear protein MDM1 isoform X1, with product MEISRGRAVRKATPEGRAEQEGGLKSPDRVARSGEVAKANRQLTRHRRDSRRGLSEYKRNFKWRSPEFCSPSQQQKSLWAGLRSDQFGITREPKFISKRRVPCRNPQISKSLEWPADCDLNNQLETEAAELHTDHENDNGNQEKLETPEGPRLPPKVQSHVVDSGGEIALALAENNMKKSPSEAPPNQNEAFSSPKKESEIMGNGFHRPLQRKADVNIPRNSEYQSQFVWKSPNEKSPILAAEQLICNTKKSIPPVKPLAITSEAAYERNSKGSPPVKSPQERDGSEEKEFLSKREEPFQKPAEDATKQGKSEQKHPKQNNKQHISPKPLTLHTSRGKMNTEYRSKFLSPAQYFYKDGVWSRIKSKTHNQASQNTLNSMWYMEVRELRERAKAYRQRVEGTHFSRYHFNQILSDNNSLWDVSSTSSSEEGISNNIRALDLAGVSEKETAASPEVLQQPDSREQAHQDSTKKDMSDALTVPVKRRLAWDEPEGTEEKEDQQSAEDKEEEKSDEQTAVMAQQLAENNKDAKEDTKTEGENVLVLNTSAAVSDSSVSSRRGSKHPTLKLRALAGTPRTHHNHTTPAVGGTVVVSAPKFKSSSSPQRRQNSATNPTKTESFQPDVRMEATSLFNSAPAGLGTVDPLPLRQDQWPPNRVAGEQVPLASAHQEQSKSAKSRSVPCWSLSHRIQGTLKDPEFQHNGNLGNPKVRTFQLPLRERNRNDEDDRLSQISARSAASSSLASQILERAQKRKDFWGKA from the exons ATGGAGATTAGCAGGGGGAGGGCAGTCAGAAAAGCGACCCCCGAGGGAAGAGCTGAACAAGAAGGTGGATTAAAATCTCCTGACCGGGTGGCGAGGTCGGGTGAGGTGGCGAAGGCGAACCGGCAGCTGACACGCCATCGCAGAGACTCCAGAAGG GGACTGAGTGAATACAAGAGAAACTTCAAATGGAGAAGCCCAGAGTTTTGTAGCCCGTCCCAGCAGCAGAAATCCTTGTGGGCAGGACTTCGGTCGGATCAGTTTG GAATCACAAGAGAACCAAAATTCATTTCCAAGAGAAGGGTACCTTGCCGTAATCCACAGATTTCGAAGTCCCTTGAATGGCCAGCAGATTGTGATTTGAATAACCAGCTGGAGACTGAAGCTGCAGAGTTGCACACTGACCACGAAAATGATAATGGGAATCAGGAAAAACTTGAAACACCAGAAGGACCCAGACTCCCCCCAAAAGTTCAGTCACATGTGGTAGATTCTGGTGGTGAAATAGCTCTTGCCCTTGCAGAGAACAACATGAAGAAATCACCCTCAGAAGCTCCACCAAATCAAAATGAAGCATTTTCATCTCCAAAAAAGGAATCAGAAATAATGGGTAATGGG TTTCACAGACCCCTGCAGAGGAAAGCAGATGTAAATATCCCCAGAAATTCTGAATATCAAAGCCAGTTTGTCTGGAAGAGTCCTAATGAAAAGTCACCAATACTTGCAGCTGAACAG CTGATTTGCAACACAAAGAAATCCATACCTCCGGTTAAACCTCTTGCCATTACTTCTGAAGCTGCATATGAGAGAAATTCCAAGGGGTCTCCTCCTGTTAAGAGTCCACAAGAGAGAGATGGTTCAGAAGAGAAAGAATTTCTG AGTAAGAGGGAAGAACCGTTTCAAAAACCAGCAGAAGATGCAACAAAACAAGGGAAATCAGAACAGAAACATCCTAAACAAAATAATAAGCAACATATCAGTCCAAAGCCCCTCACTTTACATACAAGTCGTGG GAAGATGAACACTGAATATAGGTCAAAATTTTTGTCTCCAGCCCAGTATTTCTACAAAGATGGAGTTTGGTCTCGTATTAAGAGTAAAACTCACAACCAG GCATCTCAAAACACCCTAAATTCCATGTGGTATATGGAG GTGAGAGAGCTTCGAGAAAGAGCAAAGGCTTACAGGCAACGAGTAGAGGGAACACACTTCTCCCGATACCATTTCAATCAGATCCTGTCTGATAATAACAGTCTTTGGGATGTGTCCTCAACTTCCAGTTCAGAAGAAGGAATCAGCAACAACATCAGAGCACTAGATCTTGCTGG TGTTTCTGAAAAAGAGACTGCAGCAAGCCCTGAAGTGCTACAGCAGCCTGACTCCAGAGAGCAAGCTCATCAGGACAGCACAAAGAAAGACATGTCAGATGCTTTAACTGTTCCAGTCAAAAGACGTTTAGCTTGGGATGAACCAGAAGGTACTGAAGAAAAGGAAGATCAACAATCAGCAGAagacaaagaggaagaaaagtcAGATGAACAGACTGCAGTCATGGCCCAGCAATTAGCAGAAAACAATAAGGACGCTAAAGAAGATACAAAAACTGAAGG TGAGAATGTGTTAGTATTGaacacttctgcagctgtgtCAGATTCTTCTGTATCCTCAAGGAGAGGCAGCAAGCACCCTACTCTGAAGCTGAGAGCTCTTGCAGGAACCCCAAGGACTCATCATAATCACACTACCCCAGCTGTTG GAGGTACTGTTGTAGTGTCTGCTCCAAAGTTCAAGTCTTCATCTTCACCTCAGAGAAGGCAAAACTCAGCAACAAACCCTACCAAAACAGAGTCCTTCCAG CCTGATGTGAGAATGGAAGCCACTTCACTCTTTAACTCTgcacctgctgggctgggaactgTGGATCCTCTGCCACTTAGGCAGGACCAGTGGCCTCCTAACAGGGTTGCTGGTGAGCAAGTTCCTCTTGCTTCAGCCCATCAAGAGCAGTCAAAGTCAGCAAAAAGCCGCTCTGTGCCTTGCTGGAGTCTCTCTCATCGTATTCAAGGGACTCTTAAGGATCCAGAATTCCAGCATAATG GGAATCTTGGCAATCCAAAAGTGAGAACTTTCCAATTGCCCCTTCGGGAAAGAAACCGTAATGATGAAG ACGATAGGCTGTCTCAGATTTCTGCTCGCTCGGCAGCATCTAGTTCTCTTGCGTCTCAGATCCTGGAACGAGCTCAGAAGAGGAAGGATTTCTGGGGCAAGGCGTAG
- the MDM1 gene encoding nuclear protein MDM1 isoform X3 yields the protein MPVRFRGLSEYKRNFKWRSPEFCSPSQQQKSLWAGLRSDQFGITREPKFISKRRVPCRNPQISKSLEWPADCDLNNQLETEAAELHTDHENDNGNQEKLETPEGPRLPPKVQSHVVDSGGEIALALAENNMKKSPSEAPPNQNEAFSSPKKESEIMGNGFHRPLQRKADVNIPRNSEYQSQFVWKSPNEKSPILAAEQLICNTKKSIPPVKPLAITSEAAYERNSKGSPPVKSPQERDGSEEKEFLSKREEPFQKPAEDATKQGKSEQKHPKQNNKQHISPKPLTLHTSRGKMNTEYRSKFLSPAQYFYKDGVWSRIKSKTHNQASQNTLNSMWYMEVRELRERAKAYRQRVEGTHFSRYHFNQILSDNNSLWDVSSTSSSEEGISNNIRALDLAGVSEKETAASPEVLQQPDSREQAHQDSTKKDMSDALTVPVKRRLAWDEPEGTEEKEDQQSAEDKEEEKSDEQTAVMAQQLAENNKDAKEDTKTEGENVLVLNTSAAVSDSSVSSRRGSKHPTLKLRALAGTPRTHHNHTTPAVGGTVVVSAPKFKSSSSPQRRQNSATNPTKTESFQPDVRMEATSLFNSAPAGLGTVDPLPLRQDQWPPNRVAGEQVPLASAHQEQSKSAKSRSVPCWSLSHRIQGTLKDPEFQHNGNLGNPKVRTFQLPLRERNRNDEDDRLSQISARSAASSSLASQILERAQKRKDFWGKA from the exons ATGCCCGTGCGGTTCAGG GGACTGAGTGAATACAAGAGAAACTTCAAATGGAGAAGCCCAGAGTTTTGTAGCCCGTCCCAGCAGCAGAAATCCTTGTGGGCAGGACTTCGGTCGGATCAGTTTG GAATCACAAGAGAACCAAAATTCATTTCCAAGAGAAGGGTACCTTGCCGTAATCCACAGATTTCGAAGTCCCTTGAATGGCCAGCAGATTGTGATTTGAATAACCAGCTGGAGACTGAAGCTGCAGAGTTGCACACTGACCACGAAAATGATAATGGGAATCAGGAAAAACTTGAAACACCAGAAGGACCCAGACTCCCCCCAAAAGTTCAGTCACATGTGGTAGATTCTGGTGGTGAAATAGCTCTTGCCCTTGCAGAGAACAACATGAAGAAATCACCCTCAGAAGCTCCACCAAATCAAAATGAAGCATTTTCATCTCCAAAAAAGGAATCAGAAATAATGGGTAATGGG TTTCACAGACCCCTGCAGAGGAAAGCAGATGTAAATATCCCCAGAAATTCTGAATATCAAAGCCAGTTTGTCTGGAAGAGTCCTAATGAAAAGTCACCAATACTTGCAGCTGAACAG CTGATTTGCAACACAAAGAAATCCATACCTCCGGTTAAACCTCTTGCCATTACTTCTGAAGCTGCATATGAGAGAAATTCCAAGGGGTCTCCTCCTGTTAAGAGTCCACAAGAGAGAGATGGTTCAGAAGAGAAAGAATTTCTG AGTAAGAGGGAAGAACCGTTTCAAAAACCAGCAGAAGATGCAACAAAACAAGGGAAATCAGAACAGAAACATCCTAAACAAAATAATAAGCAACATATCAGTCCAAAGCCCCTCACTTTACATACAAGTCGTGG GAAGATGAACACTGAATATAGGTCAAAATTTTTGTCTCCAGCCCAGTATTTCTACAAAGATGGAGTTTGGTCTCGTATTAAGAGTAAAACTCACAACCAG GCATCTCAAAACACCCTAAATTCCATGTGGTATATGGAG GTGAGAGAGCTTCGAGAAAGAGCAAAGGCTTACAGGCAACGAGTAGAGGGAACACACTTCTCCCGATACCATTTCAATCAGATCCTGTCTGATAATAACAGTCTTTGGGATGTGTCCTCAACTTCCAGTTCAGAAGAAGGAATCAGCAACAACATCAGAGCACTAGATCTTGCTGG TGTTTCTGAAAAAGAGACTGCAGCAAGCCCTGAAGTGCTACAGCAGCCTGACTCCAGAGAGCAAGCTCATCAGGACAGCACAAAGAAAGACATGTCAGATGCTTTAACTGTTCCAGTCAAAAGACGTTTAGCTTGGGATGAACCAGAAGGTACTGAAGAAAAGGAAGATCAACAATCAGCAGAagacaaagaggaagaaaagtcAGATGAACAGACTGCAGTCATGGCCCAGCAATTAGCAGAAAACAATAAGGACGCTAAAGAAGATACAAAAACTGAAGG TGAGAATGTGTTAGTATTGaacacttctgcagctgtgtCAGATTCTTCTGTATCCTCAAGGAGAGGCAGCAAGCACCCTACTCTGAAGCTGAGAGCTCTTGCAGGAACCCCAAGGACTCATCATAATCACACTACCCCAGCTGTTG GAGGTACTGTTGTAGTGTCTGCTCCAAAGTTCAAGTCTTCATCTTCACCTCAGAGAAGGCAAAACTCAGCAACAAACCCTACCAAAACAGAGTCCTTCCAG CCTGATGTGAGAATGGAAGCCACTTCACTCTTTAACTCTgcacctgctgggctgggaactgTGGATCCTCTGCCACTTAGGCAGGACCAGTGGCCTCCTAACAGGGTTGCTGGTGAGCAAGTTCCTCTTGCTTCAGCCCATCAAGAGCAGTCAAAGTCAGCAAAAAGCCGCTCTGTGCCTTGCTGGAGTCTCTCTCATCGTATTCAAGGGACTCTTAAGGATCCAGAATTCCAGCATAATG GGAATCTTGGCAATCCAAAAGTGAGAACTTTCCAATTGCCCCTTCGGGAAAGAAACCGTAATGATGAAG ACGATAGGCTGTCTCAGATTTCTGCTCGCTCGGCAGCATCTAGTTCTCTTGCGTCTCAGATCCTGGAACGAGCTCAGAAGAGGAAGGATTTCTGGGGCAAGGCGTAG
- the MDM1 gene encoding nuclear protein MDM1 isoform X4, protein MPVRFRGLSEYKRNFKWRSPEFCSPSQQQKSLWAGLRSDQFGITREPKFISKRRVPCRNPQISKSLEWPADCDLNNQLETEAAELHTDHENDNGNQEKLETPEGPRLPPKVQSHVVDSGGEIALALAENNMKKSPSEAPPNQNEAFSSPKKESEIMGNGFHRPLQRKADVNIPRNSEYQSQFVWKSPNEKSPILAAEQLICNTKKSIPPVKPLAITSEAAYERNSKGSPPVKSPQERDGSEEKEFLSKREEPFQKPAEDATKQGKSEQKHPKQNNKQHISPKPLTLHTSRGKMNTEYRSKFLSPAQYFYKDGVWSRIKSKTHNQVRELRERAKAYRQRVEGTHFSRYHFNQILSDNNSLWDVSSTSSSEEGISNNIRALDLAGVSEKETAASPEVLQQPDSREQAHQDSTKKDMSDALTVPVKRRLAWDEPEGTEEKEDQQSAEDKEEEKSDEQTAVMAQQLAENNKDAKEDTKTEGENVLVLNTSAAVSDSSVSSRRGSKHPTLKLRALAGTPRTHHNHTTPAVGGTVVVSAPKFKSSSSPQRRQNSATNPTKTESFQPDVRMEATSLFNSAPAGLGTVDPLPLRQDQWPPNRVAGEQVPLASAHQEQSKSAKSRSVPCWSLSHRIQGTLKDPEFQHNGNLGNPKVRTFQLPLRERNRNDEDDRLSQISARSAASSSLASQILERAQKRKDFWGKA, encoded by the exons ATGCCCGTGCGGTTCAGG GGACTGAGTGAATACAAGAGAAACTTCAAATGGAGAAGCCCAGAGTTTTGTAGCCCGTCCCAGCAGCAGAAATCCTTGTGGGCAGGACTTCGGTCGGATCAGTTTG GAATCACAAGAGAACCAAAATTCATTTCCAAGAGAAGGGTACCTTGCCGTAATCCACAGATTTCGAAGTCCCTTGAATGGCCAGCAGATTGTGATTTGAATAACCAGCTGGAGACTGAAGCTGCAGAGTTGCACACTGACCACGAAAATGATAATGGGAATCAGGAAAAACTTGAAACACCAGAAGGACCCAGACTCCCCCCAAAAGTTCAGTCACATGTGGTAGATTCTGGTGGTGAAATAGCTCTTGCCCTTGCAGAGAACAACATGAAGAAATCACCCTCAGAAGCTCCACCAAATCAAAATGAAGCATTTTCATCTCCAAAAAAGGAATCAGAAATAATGGGTAATGGG TTTCACAGACCCCTGCAGAGGAAAGCAGATGTAAATATCCCCAGAAATTCTGAATATCAAAGCCAGTTTGTCTGGAAGAGTCCTAATGAAAAGTCACCAATACTTGCAGCTGAACAG CTGATTTGCAACACAAAGAAATCCATACCTCCGGTTAAACCTCTTGCCATTACTTCTGAAGCTGCATATGAGAGAAATTCCAAGGGGTCTCCTCCTGTTAAGAGTCCACAAGAGAGAGATGGTTCAGAAGAGAAAGAATTTCTG AGTAAGAGGGAAGAACCGTTTCAAAAACCAGCAGAAGATGCAACAAAACAAGGGAAATCAGAACAGAAACATCCTAAACAAAATAATAAGCAACATATCAGTCCAAAGCCCCTCACTTTACATACAAGTCGTGG GAAGATGAACACTGAATATAGGTCAAAATTTTTGTCTCCAGCCCAGTATTTCTACAAAGATGGAGTTTGGTCTCGTATTAAGAGTAAAACTCACAACCAG GTGAGAGAGCTTCGAGAAAGAGCAAAGGCTTACAGGCAACGAGTAGAGGGAACACACTTCTCCCGATACCATTTCAATCAGATCCTGTCTGATAATAACAGTCTTTGGGATGTGTCCTCAACTTCCAGTTCAGAAGAAGGAATCAGCAACAACATCAGAGCACTAGATCTTGCTGG TGTTTCTGAAAAAGAGACTGCAGCAAGCCCTGAAGTGCTACAGCAGCCTGACTCCAGAGAGCAAGCTCATCAGGACAGCACAAAGAAAGACATGTCAGATGCTTTAACTGTTCCAGTCAAAAGACGTTTAGCTTGGGATGAACCAGAAGGTACTGAAGAAAAGGAAGATCAACAATCAGCAGAagacaaagaggaagaaaagtcAGATGAACAGACTGCAGTCATGGCCCAGCAATTAGCAGAAAACAATAAGGACGCTAAAGAAGATACAAAAACTGAAGG TGAGAATGTGTTAGTATTGaacacttctgcagctgtgtCAGATTCTTCTGTATCCTCAAGGAGAGGCAGCAAGCACCCTACTCTGAAGCTGAGAGCTCTTGCAGGAACCCCAAGGACTCATCATAATCACACTACCCCAGCTGTTG GAGGTACTGTTGTAGTGTCTGCTCCAAAGTTCAAGTCTTCATCTTCACCTCAGAGAAGGCAAAACTCAGCAACAAACCCTACCAAAACAGAGTCCTTCCAG CCTGATGTGAGAATGGAAGCCACTTCACTCTTTAACTCTgcacctgctgggctgggaactgTGGATCCTCTGCCACTTAGGCAGGACCAGTGGCCTCCTAACAGGGTTGCTGGTGAGCAAGTTCCTCTTGCTTCAGCCCATCAAGAGCAGTCAAAGTCAGCAAAAAGCCGCTCTGTGCCTTGCTGGAGTCTCTCTCATCGTATTCAAGGGACTCTTAAGGATCCAGAATTCCAGCATAATG GGAATCTTGGCAATCCAAAAGTGAGAACTTTCCAATTGCCCCTTCGGGAAAGAAACCGTAATGATGAAG ACGATAGGCTGTCTCAGATTTCTGCTCGCTCGGCAGCATCTAGTTCTCTTGCGTCTCAGATCCTGGAACGAGCTCAGAAGAGGAAGGATTTCTGGGGCAAGGCGTAG